Genomic DNA from Cloeon dipterum chromosome 3, ieCloDipt1.1, whole genome shotgun sequence:
ttttttgtcgatatgaaaaaggaaattgacaAGACCGTCCTTTACATGCCGGATGCAAACACGGTAATAGtaataaaataagtaaatgctctataaaattactaatttcattaattatcaCTTCAGTCCCTGAAAGTCGAACTGCCCTTCGACTTCAAGGTATACGGCCACAATGTCAGGAAAATGGAGGTGTTGCGAGAGGGAGGAATTCAGTCACTCGACCCAAACCTCAACTGGGATGCAATTCCTCTGAGGATTAAATCAGTTGACGAATTTACGCAATGCCCAATTAGATTTCTATTCGATGGTAAACAACGATCATAATTATacataaacattttatatgaatattacatttttttagatctCTCGCTTGCAATCCAGTGGGAATTCGggtacaataataattgccaaAATGGAACCGAGCTGAGCTTCCAAATGAGCATTCACGCGAATGGCAGAATTGACTTCGTCTATAGGAAAATTCCTTTCGGAAACTTGGAAGATGTTGCCGACATTTTTGGTGTGAGCTTCGAATTCAAGGTGCCAGGTGAGatcggaatttttaatcaattaaattgttataattaaatttaattaacatttaggATCGAACGATACTTTCGATCTGGGTCTGCAACTACAAGTCAACGAAAGGAACATCAAGAACAACACCTCCATCGTGTCAGTGCCTATGTTGCTGTGCCCAAATTACCTGAACAAAAGCAGCTGCCTGGTCGAAGCGAGACATGCGAATCCTCCGCTCTTATGCCACTGGTGCCCTTCGATCGGAATCTGTTCCAGCAGGAATGACTTCCTTAAAGGGACCTGGGAGGAATATGGCTGTGACGGTGAGCCTCCTGAACCAGGAATAGACACCTCaggtaatatttttactctcattttaattcaagcttCCATGTAGTTTTCTcttcttcataaaaaaattatttaatcatttaatgCAGTCCTATATAATGTaatcttttgttttcagatTTCGTAGACGAATACTACATAAGTTTTGAAGCAGTGACCGCCATAAGCATTTCCCTCTTTCTCATCTTAGTTATCGtccttgttttttattatcgTAAACATCGTAAAGTAAATTATAATCTACCCACCGCGagcaaaatttctttcattacGTCTTTCCACGCACTGCTTAAATAcaacgaaaaaaattgtgagtGTGTAATAGAGACTGCTTTTAACACGCGAGAATAACTCAAGGTCGAGTACTGAGAGGTGAGAGGATAGTGCATGGCCAACACCCCCGCCTTCAGATGCCCCCGACTCGCAGTGTTTTCAGCCACCAGCGCGCTTTCTCCTTCAGGGTAGTCAAGCCGTGGAACGATTTACCTCCAAAGACTGTACCGCAGCGCAATTCCTTGCTCTACTCAAGCAGCAGCTGTGGAGGGAGTTTAAAAGTGTTTGTGACGGTCGAGTAGTgtgtatattataaaattaattcgaacCGGCGCATCGCCTGTTTCATCGGTTTTCCGCTAACGTTGTAGCCCTTTTTCATCTGTAAATACCTGACcttcatatttataattagaaaaatcttattaattaattttgtccagACCTTGACTGAGTcaagtttgatttttgcacGTTGAGGAGATTAATGGTTCctaaataacaaacaaaaaaatcaaatgcttTAGAGAGTCAGCAATGAAttgtgatattatttgtttttctgtgCCAGTCCAAATCTACTTTGTAGCTCCTCAAAGGAagtcttgaaatatttcatttttgtacaatttacTATGAATTAAATCAACAATATGCACGTTTAATGAATTTGACAATCTGAAACTGGAAGACTCTTTGATGTATGTATAAAATAATCGTGCGcatgtgtaaaaataaagaaaaatcagatAAATTTCATACCctcttaattataaaatattcgaattttaataaacaaacctAAAAATTAGTTCATGAAATTAggattgcaatttttaagtctTTTTCAGTTAACACCCGGTACTATAaacaggtaaaaaattaactatctCTGCTGACAGAAGTTTTGGTTAAATTCTATGTACcgctgaaaaatacaaaaactgaTTGTCCTTggttattttctttaatttggttGACAATACTGAAATTGAGATTTTCTGCTAGTTTTCCTTAGTGACAAATAAGtcaaaataagaaattgaATAGGCAGGCAACAGCAaatttttagagcaaaataattgacACCTTCAGAGTAAGACAAggcatacaaatattttttatattctcatTGCTGCCATTTGTGGCCCGTCTTCCCGCATGCGAAGCAGCGCGGCTCGCTTTCTCCGTtgctcggctgctgctgctgccgtttATCGCGCTCGCTCCGTGCGGCGCTCGCTCTCCTGCGTAGTGGCTGCTTCTTCAGAGTCGTACCCCAGCCAAAACTGGTGCCTCCCAGGTCAGTGGCAGGTCAAAGAGTCCCACGACACTAATTGTAATTACatgtatattaaaatttgtacataAAAAAACCAGTCATTTGACTCGCGCTGTTAAGGCATTTGCACAGTTTCAAAGCATTTTGgtagccgattttctcaaaaatttaaacagcagcttgagaaattttaagtggtttcctaatttttagataatatttcaagttgtaggatttcttaaaaatatttctgcaaaaagctttttctAAGTATATAATTAGATTTAGTGTGTGTTGCCTGTTTGTTTTTGGAAAACCagacaaaaatttccatttacttaaagaggaatgatactgcaaaagcctggaaaatgcttgttgccaatgcataaactcatcccttaggattcagttaaagcctaaattgacctaaggagcgctgtaattttgtgagaaaattggctggaaagttaccgtgcttttcaaatggtaatggctgtctccttacttgaaatccgattttatttcaaaaccaagagtttccccaataagtggcatacaccgttggacagatctcgacgagaggaatcggaatatgccaagaaaatatgttcgagcactgtaaattttgaagaaaattggcaaaatttgaatttttactgtaggaaggtcatttttttattattgcaaattgttgaacaaattgtttatcggtcaagacatccaacaatttaaataattttcaattgctgcccagtatcattccactttaagggGTCAGAGTTCAGCCTTGTAGCTCAGCAcctcaaatataaaaaatttaatcagcacGAATCGTACTCTGAAATAGTATTTCGTTTGAACATagcataataaaaatcttttctaaagggcaaaataataaaagaaatattttcccactGATCCCAGAGCAAACAACGATAAAGGATGATAAAGGATAGGCTCTGTGACATAGTCAAACGACATGACCAGAACAGAAGGGAAACAATATACATACGTATTTTTCTCTGATTTAACCGGTCACGTGCAATAATCCGAATTCAAACAAGACTGCCGCTCACCTTTGTAAAAAGAACCTACGAACAATAAGAAGGAATTCCTCAGTTAAATAAaccataaaaagaaaaatgattcatTGTTGGTTGCTACAAGAATGTGATTTATCTTAAGGATTTTTGCCGCCCATTCGGCCATTTAGAAATAGGGTAAAGCATATTCCAAGacaggaaacaagaattcctgcttttttctggaattccggcaggacaagaaaatatttttcaggaccAGGACAAGACAggaattttgcttcaaaacaaCTCTGTTATtgatctatttatttaatatcaattatcTCATTTAAAGACGGcataacttttcattttggtactgttttacaacttttactttctttcatgTAACTAAATATTTAGCCTAAAAACCATCCACGGcgtttacaattttgctctaaaatttaatttaaaaaccacaaCTCTTTAATTATAGTAAGTGCGGTGTTCGAACAACCAagtattttatcaaaacaatcTACTGTAtcaataataacattttttcggggttttctgccatttttttcattttaagcattttttgaaatactttttgAATTCTAAATTCTGTGTGGGGAGTATAGTATTTTTTTCCGTTAAGTTCATTAGAGGAATTAGATGAATTACTTATCAACAGATGCAATtcaaaacctttaaaaatgatatttcaaataattaaaagatagcaaaaaaacaggtataaaaattaataaaagaccATTTTGTttcatagttttaatttaaaaaaaggaatatagCTGACGGAACAGTACAGGAccggaaatccaattttggaacagaaaaacctttcttgaatACGTTTTAGTACATAAGGACTGAGCGACGGGATTCGCAACGCAAATACAGCCGCATCCTTTATATAGTAGCGATGgatcttttatatttaaatttttaatctgcaaaTCGATATGCTGTTTTAATaatcatataaattaaaagaggacGGGAAAAATGACTAGGACTGGCGTAATTTGGAATTAGAGCTCCGGCGGCGGCAACGTGCAGATCGTGCAATCGCACCTGCAGCAGGGCGAGTTGGACCACAAGCAAACTTCCGTGTGGCCGTTCAGCTAAAACTTTGTGCCGTGCAACAAGGTGCTTTGCAACATTAGGTGCAACGCACTCGCACCTCCAATAAATTGCCTTCTGGGGAAAGGCtcgttgtttttgtttattctgccttgtcataaatacataaaataatggGATATAAAATCACATAGCGGTTTTAGACAGAATTGGCGAACAGTGCTGGCAAAATAGAGCCAAAACgatcaattattattacatggTGCAATTATCTCTCGCCGCGCTGAGCCACAGTCGAAACGTATCTAATCACTATTCTCTTTCCACAAATGCTTTTTGCAAAGGGAGGGTAATTCGGCCACGGTGCACTCTTTGAGCTCAGGTGGCAGATCGTCTATTAAAATTAGACGGAAGTGCACTCTCACAGGgaataattacataaattttgttcacgCGAACCTTTTAGAATTCATAATTTGATAAGCGCTTGTGTATAAAAGGGAGATTGTAGAATAAACagaaatatgcaaaaaataaattatcctcctctttgaataaattacgcGTTCAATCTAGTCTCAATAAGCCATCTAAAAGAGACTAGAAAAATGGGCAAACACGACTTGTATTTTGCTATTGTAACTAGTAACGGACGGGATTACATCGTAAATCTCCCAACATAAAAGAAAAAGGGAGAGGCAACAACGCTACCCACCCTTTTGAAAAGCGAACAATATGAAGTAATTAATCAGGCTAAAAAAGGTAACTAAAAAAgacaagtaaattttaaacgtgCCACGAAATAATGCCACTCATCAGGGTGTCTGGGTGAGAGAGGGAGGAAAACTGGGTTGTGATATAAGACCATCAGCCAGCGAAGTGAACGGACGTGCCGGCCgatgctctctctctttcccttCGCAGCCCTAAGTAGACGCCCTGCATTTTCTAGGACTGATTAAACTTCAGgtactgttttaaaattaatatctttctCTATAACGCCATCAGAGGCAAATTTTCTAGTGTTGAGtctcaatctttgaaagaaacaatcaagtttcaaaatttctgcaccccgtttcagaattttgcaaccgtattttttttttgctctttttatccctgtccgaggaccggaggaccgggaagggcgcgcactgcactagcacgaaatgctgaaacccgggtgccaatattaccgcgaacggatattatgggcgcaccaggctgCTCAGGgacccactcaagggccacttgcctccgcaccgaggactgcattgaaacgctggacattcgtcccgtgaagccaaatcacgcatgctggaaaggtgcaaaccagcaagtagcgagttggcgccggtgcgcctcccagcccgttgagcaatttgagcatttcgagtcactaaactaaccactttttttgccatctctgacattaggtagccagtattagaactccgaattgctcaaatacctcccattgctttgacactcctgagagtgccttaacaatgcgagccaattgagcgtgcaaatatttttaagtcaaacAACCTAAATCTAATCCCTTTAATGAGAGTGCTAATTTATGATCTATATCTCCTAAAATCAGtggaaatatataaattacgggttttccttgcaatttttcattttcaaaatattaattattttcttcctcttattttttcagatcGGAAATATTGCCAACGTTTGTGCTATAGCTAAAAATATCAACCccaaagcaaagaaaatggCACATCTGCAATACCTTTTGATAGTTTTTACATTAACTGTCGCCCTGGTTTCATCCATTCCGACAATTGAAACAAACAATCTCCATGAGAACCGCGGTGAgtgatatttaatattttttatattctaataAACCTGACtcttaatatttatgtaattttcagCACATAATTTGAAAAGACGCATTGTGGCTCTTGACAAGTATTTGACGACGTACTATTATATAAAACAGAACGAAAAATTTGCGGATAAAATTTGGGTAAACATGGAAACGGAAAAGAACAAGAGCGTCGAATACATGCCGGATTTTTCGGTAATAGTATATTCAATTAAGAAAATGctgtgtaaaattattaattaattaattttcatctacAGTCCAGGTTAATTGAACTGCCCTTCAACTTTAGAGTGTTCGGCCTCAATGTCAAGTACGTTGTGGTGATGGCAAAGGGAGGAATTCGATCAGCCGACCTTGACCACCAGTGGAGTGCGATTCCTCTGAGAATTAACACGTTTGGTGAATTTACGCCTTGCCCAATCAGATATCGTCTTGATAGTATGCATATAttatgatgataataattctAAACTTTTGATATATTgaacattaatttgtttagatGTTTCACTCACAGTCCAGTGGGAATTCGGCTACCAAAATTGCCAAAGAGGAACCGAACTGAGCGtccaattgaaaattcacaATGATGGCAGAATTGATTTCATTTATAAGAAAATAACTTTCGGAAACTTGAAGGATGCTCAATTTTCAGATGTTGCTAATGATTTTGGTCTGAGTTACAAGTACGAGGTGCCAGGTGAGTTCGAAAtaggttttttaataaattaataattaaacaaaatttacataggaacgaatgataattttaatctgggGCCCCAACTGACTGTCAACGAAACTGTCATCAGGAACAATACCGTCATCGTGCTTAACACTTTTCCGTTGTGCTCGATTTTCCAGGACAGCAAAAGCTGCCTGGTCGACGCGAGGAATGCGGGCCTTAAATGCTTCTGGTGCCCGAATATCGAAATTTGTTCCAGCACGGCGGACTTCCTCCAAGAGGTCTGGATGGTTAATTTCTGTAAGACTAAACCGAATGATGAAGGTAAGATTTTTATcctcatttcaattaataacactttccataattttctcctttttttcacaaactttttatttaattactaatTACATATTgtgcatattatttaaaacgaaaatatttagtgCCGTcctaaaatacaatatttttttagtacatCCAGTCACGAGAGAAGAACCAGACTTCGGATTTAGCACAGGATGGGTCGTGGTGGTCATCATCATAGCCGCGCTTCTCGCCGCAGTGGCCATACTCGTCGCCTTTATTCGATATTGCCGTAAAGCACAGCCGAGTGAGCAACACAGCGTGGTTCCTTAAGGTTTTTTCAGTGCTTAAACCAATCCACTGAAAATAAGCCTTGAAATATCcgatccattttttatttcaatttcctaaTATGCAtagaaaaaacaattctttAAGAGGACACGGCATATAATGCATGTTCAATGAATTAGGTGTAGTTAATCGCAATCTGAAACTGAAAGACTTGATGTTGTATGCAATTCTTGCGCGCATGttgtctaaaataaaaaaaaatcaaacctaACCctaaattctattaataaatcCGAATTTTCAATTAGTAACCTAAAAATTAGTTCATGAACAGTTAGGATCGAAATTTTCAGTAACATCCGGTAATTACTaagaaggtaaaaaattatctgactCTGCTGACAGAATtgttgattataatttaaatttttgttccgtTTTTTGTACTGCTGTAAATTAGAAAACTGATTTTCCTTGTCTtcttttctattaatttctTGACTCTACTGAAATTGTGAGTTTCTGCTATTAAGTTCCCTAAGagtgacaaataaattaaaattaaatcggcaGGCACCCAACAtatttttagagcaaaataaacGACGCTTTCAGAGTAAGACATGGCAAAGCTGCGCGGCTCGCTTATTCTCCGTTGTTCGTTTgctgctggccggccggccggccggactCTTCGTCTCGCAAGCGCTCCGACGGCCCATAATTGTCTAGGGCCGGGTTTACACTGCTGCGCTCGCTCACCTGTTTAGTGGCCGATTCAAGGCTTCTGCTGCTTCTTCACATTCGTCCCCCAGCTCAAACTGGCGCCTCTCGGGccagtggtaggtcaaagagTGTCACGACACGCattaaaatgacattttgcgtttatcttaaaattatttgcaaataaaaaactcgcATTGTTTATGAATTCTTCACAGTTTCAAAGCATTGGTAGCcgatttcctaaaaaattacaacaacaACCtgcgaaatttttatcagtttattaaaaataatttttaaagtaaaggtAAATaggacttttaaaaattttctgcctCATTGTCAGACTGAGTGTGTGTTGAATGGagtgttaattttgtttttggaaaaagAAGGAATTCTTTGGACAAAGAAATCgtaaaagaaaaaggaaaggTTGCTACATTATAAAGACGTGTGATTTATCTTAAGAAATTTGGCTACCCATTCAA
This window encodes:
- the LOC135941249 gene encoding plexin domain-containing protein 1-like; the protein is MKKEIDKTVLYMPDANTSLKVELPFDFKVYGHNVRKMEVLREGGIQSLDPNLNWDAIPLRIKSVDEFTQCPIRFLFDDLSLAIQWEFGYNNNCQNGTELSFQMSIHANGRIDFVYRKIPFGNLEDVADIFGVSFEFKVPGSNDTFDLGLQLQVNERNIKNNTSIVSVPMLLCPNYLNKSSCLVEARHANPPLLCHWCPSIGICSSRNDFLKGTWEEYGCDGEPPEPGIDTSVNTRYYKQSSGGGNVQIVQSHLQQGELDHKQTSVWPFS